In Monodelphis domestica isolate mMonDom1 chromosome 1, mMonDom1.pri, whole genome shotgun sequence, the sequence GTCCCCTGTCCCCCCAGCTTCACACCTGCCTGGACAAGAAGAACCTCTCAGCCTGTACCAAAGCCCTTCACACGTGCCACACTCACAGGCCCAATCCCGGGGGCAGCATCGTCGTACCGGAGAGCGGCACTGGGGTGGGGCGGGGTGCCAATGCACATGGCGCCAGCCCACTGGCTTCACAAGTCCCCAGGGACTCTCAGAGGCCAGGCCTCAGGCTTGTCGTATGTCCACGAGCCAGTCCAACAGAGATATGGCTTGGAGGAGTCCCAGGCAACAGAATGGCCCATTCTCTCGGCCAACCtcaggagggtggggagggagagggcaggTCCCCTGCTGGGCCAGCTGAGTGTAAACATTCGTCTCTCCCCGGGCTGccccaggggaggggagggggaagcccCCTACAACGGAGAGCTCGGCTTCTTCTGGTTAATGAGGTCTAAGTAGAGCTCTGATCGGAGGAATCGCGGATAGGAGTCCTTCTCCATGAGCCCGTAGATGCGCTTCTGGGCCAGGTCAAAGCAGGCCCTGGTGACATTCTGCAGGTTTTCCTTGGTGTGCTCCCGTGTGTAGGAGTCCAGGTTCACCTGGGAGGAGAAGCAGATGCAAGGTCAAGCTCCAGGCCTGGAAAGTGGCAGGAAGACCGGCATCAGGGCAGGCGGCCTGGCCTGGCACACTGCAGTGTTGGCCAAGCCCAGCCTAGAATCATCTCTGGCACCTCCTATCTGCACCTGGGTGAATGGGCATAATCACCCCCAGAATGACTTGTTTAATCCTCTTCCAAGCCCTCTGGTGCTAACCCATAAATAAGGATGTCCTCCAGCCATGTCACATCTAGTCTCCCATCTGTTAGGAGGCAGTAACTCAAtctctctcactttctgtcttagaattgatactaagtatggctccaaggcaaaagagtggctagacaatttgggttaagtgacttgcccagggtcacacagctaaaaagtatctgaactATGGgactagaaatacagaagaaaacatattgaTCACTTGTTAATATGGGTATATCAtttagttttggttttaaaagattactctagggggaaactaggtggctcagtggattgagagctgggcccagagacaggaggtcctaggttcaaatgtggcctcagacacttcctatcggtgtgaccctgggcaagtcacttaacctccattgcctagcccttaccttaccttacagtattaattctaagacagaaggtaaggatttttaaaaagttatactcttattacaaaaataaggaatttctttttaattaacaaaaaaaatgtttttaagtatcTGAATCCTATctgtctaggcctggttctcaacccactgaacctCCTTGCTGATCCCTCCCCTCGTCCTTAACCAGTACAGTGAAGAGAGGGGTCTTTAAGAAGGAGCTAACGGCATCAGAGGCTCCAAGAACATGATCCGAGTCCTGGAAGGTTCAATCCCATAGGAAGGGCATGATTAAGAGCCTACAGTGAGTGTGCCAGGTGCTGGGGAAACACAGCAAATGAAAGTCCCAGAATGAAGCCAGGCCCACTCCTATGTGGCTCTGCCCCGACAAGCACCTTCTACAAGAAGAATCCAATCCTGCCTTGCAGTTGTGAGATCCCAAGCATGAAATGGGCTGATCGGCTTCCATTCATGATATTGTTCTGATAGCCGTCCTTTTGCCTCCTGTTGTTTTCACGTAACTACTTAGTGACACCAGCTAGGGAACATAAAGGGGTGAGTTACCTCTTTACACGCCTGGATGGCAATATACTCTGCAAAGATCTTCTTCGCCTTGGATGCCATCTTAGATTGGGACTTGACTTTCTTGAAGTCCTCACATGCCAGCCAAAATTCCAGATTCTCTTCGCTGAACTCTGTCCGGAGGAAGGCACGGAACACTGCGAGTCCGTCTGTCAGAAGACAGATCCCGGGTTACCTGGATCCCTCTCGGGCCGGCACACGCCCAGGAGGAGGGGGCTGGAACACCCCCCCAGCATCCCCACGGGTTTCACACAGGGCCTGCTCCGGAAGCTCACAGGGCTAGGGGTTAGGACACTTGTGTTTCAAGGCCATCTCTGCTACCACCTCATTGcatgaccatggacaagtgaATTCACCCTAATAAACTTTTCAatcaaatgaaggagttggatgagATGCTCTtcaagatcctttccagttctttgacactgAACTATAGAACTATAAGACTCAATTCAgtccaagaaacatttatttagtctATTAAACCTACTATACAAGGCACTATTCCAAATATTGgctattcaaagacaaaaatagtccctgtcctcaatgCTGCCCTCTCTTATCTGCCTCTTGCTGGCTGTGGGAGGAACTCATCCTGGCTCAATGCCTGGCTGATGTGGGTACAAAGGTACAGTGAAAAAgatttcttccccccaccccacccccaagcctCTCTCTGTCAGGACCTCAGAGAAGCAGATAAATCTCAGTCCCCTTTGGAACAGGAGGGTGTGTTGGGGTCTGATATTCATCATGGCCCTTCCACGTGAAATATTTCTGCAGCTTCCTCCTGGTACCCAAGGAAGGACTGAGAGGGAGGACCCCTTGGAGGAGGAGGATAAGGGCTAGAAAGTGACTAGGAGTTAGGGGGGTAAACATTCCAGACATTCCCGTGGGGCATCTAGCTTCTATGCTGAGAGAAGAGCAAGCCTGGGCCTGGGTCTGCCCAGAAAACAGAATCCCTCTCTCATAAACTCTAAAGGGAAGAATGTAGCCCAGGATCCGTGGCCAACAAAGACAGGAAAGGAGGTAGGAGAGGGGGCTGGGGGGACCTGATGATACACACACTTACATTTGTGCAACAGTAGTTTCTCCAGAGACTCCCCCCATTTGAGTGCCTCCTCAGAGGTGGGCCTGCCAACAAACAGGAGAGAGATGACGTGAGCCAAGGCGAATGCTACAAGCTGCCTCTGCTGGCTAATAAGCCACAGCAGCAGCTGCGCCCATCCAGGAACATCAGCGTGATGGGAGCTGTGCCCCTTGCCTGGGGCTGAGCCTTCTCAGTAGACGCTCAAAGTTAACCAGCCAAGTCTTCCGACTGCTCTCCTACCACAGGGTGAAGGGGCCATAGGAAACAATAGAGCCTAGATCCCTGGACTGCGGGGGAAACAGCTGGCTATAGCTGGCAAAGGTGCCTTTTTCCGGTCTTCGTCCTCACTATTTGGGGGAGGGATCATCCAAAAGGAGCTCGGGTCCAATATGATGGTAAGGGTCCTGAGGCaggagatggggaagagaagaggaagcagGGGAGGATCCAGGGAAGAACTCACTTCAGGGATTTCATCCCTTTGTCCGTCTTGCCAGCCCCGTTGCCCCCGGGAGAGTCATTTCTTCTCCGGAAAATCCCCAGTCTGTTCTTCATATCTTTGGCcctgagagagaaaagagacagaagtCTTTAGCCTcgagaaaaaagacaaaagcaagCAGCTACGGGCAGAAGTGAGGGCCAGGACCCGCCGTCCAAAAGTGTCTTGGTGCCCGGCAGGTAGGTTCAGCCGTACGTACGTACTCTTTCATTGTGTGTCTACGCTGAAGGTTCCCATTCCGGGTTTGGTACATGCTCAGGAGCATCTCCGAGTGGAACTCAAGAGGCCCTGGCTTGGACAGGTCTCGGAAGAAGGGCATGGATCTGGAATCAAGTTGGGCCAATCTGGACGGACACTTCGGTGGAGAAGGAGCAAACTCCCCCACCCAAGGCTCCTTCCACCACCCTGCCCCCAGGCCTGGACAGACCAGGAATGCCCCCCACAGAAAACTTAGCCCGGGGAACCAAGCAGGAACCAGCCTGGGCCAGTGTCCACTCAGAGAAGCAGGAATTCTATGTCTGGGCTCTGAGCAGAGGCTGAAGCTGGTATTCAGACAGGAGGAGTCAGGAAGTAGGAGGGGCTGGGAAAGCAAATGAACAGAAAAAATACAAGCCAAGCCTAACAGCTAGTGAAAGAGGCATGTGTCTTCAACTGGGCTGGCCGGCATCCACTGAGGCCCGGCCCCCACACTCCAACCCCTCCATGGGGCTGAGGCAGGAAGCTGCTCTGAGCTATTTGTGACCAGGCCTCCTCAGTTGCCATGAcagcaagggaagggagaaagaaaataagtcaGCAAATACCAGGGATGGGCATCAACACGTCCTGCCAGGATGGCAGTAATGGTTATTTTTAGAACAGGCTCATTTTTAGCACTTTCCCCCCAGAATGTCATTTGGGAAAAAGGATGACAGATTTCAAGGCTGGGGGGCCCTTCAGGGAGGAGAGCAGTGTAAAACTAGCTGGCAGGGAAGGGGTTAAAATAGCCCATCCTCATTAATCCTACTCCCCCCAGACCTCACTCCCTTCCCCAAATCTTGGCACTCAGGATTAGGGGATTGGCCAAACTCAGGCAGTGCCAAGAGATGGGTGCTGGATATAGGCATCTGTCTGACAACTCTGGTCCCTCTGGGCTCTGGTTTCAATCAGCAGGACTGGAAGAATCCCAGGATCCAGCCATGCCCATGCACAAAGGTGCAAAATTAACAAACAAGGCAACCAAGCCATATTGGCTCAAAGCAGAAAACTAGACTTTGGGCACTGCTGGAGGTGTGCCCCAGCTGCCTTGGCCCACAGAAGCATGCTTTTGAAGGAGCCTGGCACTTGGAACCGAGCCCAAGCAGTGCCAACCCAGGGAAATAACATGGGCTAGAAAAGCTCTAATCAAAATGTAGAAAACACTCATTAGGGTAGGGAGTGGGCCAGTGCCTTAGGAAGGGGAGTGAGCATCTATCTCTCCTGCCGTTTATCTTCAGACACTGGGCTCCAATGGGAGAAAGGAGGTAGGGATTGAACTTCATCCCAAGGAGGGAATTCAGGTCTGGAGATTCTAGAAACCCCTAACTAGCCAGTTTGCTTCTTTAACCCTGGGCAAAGTATTACAATGTTAGAgtgaagtcatctaatccaacccccacCAGAAACTGACATCCCTAAAATCATACTTTTTCCTACTAGTATTTTTCCTATCAAAATTAATGGGACTTGGAGATCACaccgtctctctctctcacacacacacatacagattaTATACACCCAGATACTACTGACAATTCCCCAAACTCCTGTCAGTTGTGAATCCaaatctctcctctttctccactCAAAATATAAGCAGTTACTGGACAACTCTGGCTGGCTACTTTCTCCTATCCCTTGATCAGCCTCAAGTGGAAGGTAAGAGAGGCAGTGATATTCACATTTGTTATGAGGGGGTTTTGTTAGGGAGGGGTCCAGAGTGAGAAATAAATGATTAATTGACCCCTTACCCTCCTCAGGACTACTGACCAAGAATTATGCTCGTCTTGGagcaaagaaaaacaggaatGGGCCTGGaataattcattctctggagCACTAGCCCCTGGATAATTAAGACTCGACTCCGTTGTTCTGGGCTTCTAGATAGAAGTGGGAATATCCTGCTGACCTTCCCCCTGGAGCACAAGAAGCCTTCGGGCAGCCAGGAGATGCTAGCACTAAGTGTCTCTTGACTCTTAGCCCTGGCCAGTGTCCCTCCCATCATTTTGCCTCAGATAGGTGACAGGTGAcattccttttcttattcttctcaccCCCCAAGTAGGGCAGAGCTAGATCTTTTTGCTTCTAAAGTGGGAATTCAGCCAGCAAAATCTCAAGTCCTCTAGGTTGTTTGTTGAGAGTGGGGCAGAGTAGGCAAGAGGgcttataaaatcatagatccaaaGCTGAAAAGAGACCTTAAGAAGCCACTTCATataatccactcattttccagatgaagtaACTGAAAACCAAAGGGAGTAAGCCTATTGTGCCTAAGGTCATAGTGGCACTAAATGGAAGTCAATAGAAAGACAGCAGCCCATcgaccccaccccacccccagcaggCCTGTTTTATACTCTCACTGTGCCTGCCTCTAATAGGAAACAAGACTCCCTCTCTCTGGTCCACTGCTTTCACACCTCTTTGATGTTTTCcatcattttcagttgtttctgatgctttgtaaccctatttgggattttcttggcaaagatactggaatggtttgccatttccttctccagctcaattgacagataaggaaactgaggcaaacaggattaagttaattgtccaggatcacacagctgtaaaatgcctgaggtcatacttgaactcaggaaggtgaatcttGAGGCCCAGCACTCAATCTATTGCCCATACAATCTCCTCTTTGCCAGGTTTCCTGTGCTTTCCTACTAAGTGAAAGTATTAGGATCCCTGGAAGGGGTCTAGAGCAAGGACAGTGAGCTTGTAGGAGTCTCTGGGACTCTGGGAGACTTCTGTTTCCTAGTCTTCTATTAATTTGTCCAGTAAAATCACTTTCTCTTCTTGGGCCTCTACTTCCAGAGTTCTCTCTAGGAACTTTCTAGCTCTAAGAGGAAAGGATTAATGGGGTAAAGGGCTTTGAATTCCCAGGTCAGATATTAGGTCAGACAAGGGGAGCAGTTAGTTATTCTCTAATGTAAAAACATGACATTAAAGATCAACTCCCtaacccatgaacaatcaatgtatATTCTCCATTGGCTTGCTCCTCTGGTAACTCCATCCTTTCCCCCTACATCAAGTTGCCTCTATAGCCAACCatggctacctagctgccttctttCCAAGTCCACATCTGGCCAATGCATGTCTTTGAGAAATGCCATGGTTCtcctcccaattaaaaaaaaacaaaacaaaaaaaaaacccatacaaATATCGATGGTAGTGGCAAGAGGGTAACCTAGGAAATTCTAAGCCCCTTGTGCTCACTAGATTTTACACATCCACATTTTCTTTAACgtaattaaaatctttttttgggGTTTAAGACACTGAATTTTCAGAGCTGTTcgttttttttactttaaatttaaagtttatatatatttatattatcttcgtttttaaatatagttttccTCAGAGTGTAACCCCCCTCatatataatgaaaaatggagggaaaaaaagcagTTTGGAAAAACCAAACACTAAATAAACAAGTCCATACCAGAGCCCCCATCTCTACAAAAAATAAAGGGAGGTGTTTTAGCaaggttttttccccccaaagaaaaggggagtggggagggaaatctATGACATTGTCCCAATTCGTAAATAGTTAAACATCATATGGATTCGAGTTGtatgttttttcccctcctgGAAAATCCAAATCGTTCCAGGCTGTACATGCTAGGAGAATCTCCCCCAATCTTTGTAGAAAACTGGGGAACCAGGGAGGAGGACCTGGAGAGAACAGGAAGAGATTGGAACCCGGGGCATCTTCTAGCAAAAAAGTATAGGGAAATAGTGTAGTCCCCCAATCCAGGCTCCAATAAAGGCTGCCAAGCTTTCCCCAACCTTAGGTTAAGAAGGTAAAGTCCTAGAAATCCTCTCTGTGGGGCGCCCTTCAGGAAAACCACTCCAAACCccagtttcttcctctcttgTCCCTCCCACATCTGGCTTAGTTCACAGCTGTAAAATCAAAAATCAAGGTCCTACCTTTCCAGATACCTTTCAGAAAAGTCAACCATGGTGTGGTACATTGGGGAGAAGGCAGTCAGTAGAAAGCAGTGAGGCCAGGCGCTGTGCTGAAGGCAATGGGCTCCCAGCACAATAAATAGTCCAAGGAGGCTGCCGGCAACCAAGCCCCTGCAGCCAGCCAATGGGAGGGCACTTGGTCCCAAGGCTCCCTAGGGCCAGATTGGGAAGGTCTCTTGCTAACTGCCTGCAAGGCAGGGGCATTAAGGGTCAGCCTTCTCCCACACACCAactccagggtcacccagccccCTAGACTTTAGCCTAGTTTTTCCATAATTTAATCTTCAAGAGTAGGTTAGAGGAACACGGAGGAGAAAATCTGATAACGGTCCCCTCAGTGCGGGAACGTCCAGCGTGTTTTCTGCAAATATTATGACTGCGAAGCTCCAGTTAATTAACAGCTACATTAAAACTCATTATGTGGGGGGACAGAattggaaggggagagaagggagtcaAGGCACTTAAGACAATAACCGAGATGAGCCTTTGGTCCTACAGCTCCACCTGCTGGCAATATTGAGGATATTATAACCGATTTTTCCATCATTTCTAGTTCACACAAAGCTCTAACAGCATCATGGGTCATAGCTCTAGAGTAGAAATGGACCTTGAGGTCATTTCTTCTAATTCCCtcactttatggatgaggaaactgagtcatacaaAGCCCAAGTTCATACAAGGAAGGGGCTTAGctgggtttcaaatctggcaCTCCAGTCCATAACTCTCCACTGTACAGTGTGATTACAGTGCTCCCTCCTGTCATAAGGTTTAGAGCTGGATGAGGTCCTGGAATCATCTCTGCTAATTCTTTCACTTTACATGTAacaaaactgaggaccagagatgttaagtgatttgcttaaggccACGAGTTATGAGAAAGCTTTCTACAATCAgtgcctcttcctcttccctccctctcccctgaaCCCTGGCTTCCCACCTTGTCATTCCACTGAGCCTGcccctctccaaagttactaatgatccccccttttttcctatttatttgttttttaagtctggaaaattttattaatttagaacattttccatggttacaagattcatactctttccctccccttcccacccacccccagctgatgtgcagttccactgggttttatatgtgtcactgatcaagatctatttccatattattgatatttgcaccaagGTGAGTCTGCatttccaatcatatccccatcgacccatgtgattaagcagctgtttttcttctgtgtttctgctcccacagttctttctctgaattgtggatagcgttctttctcataagtccctcagaattgtcctggatcatttacTAACCTCTTAATTGTCCAATTCAATGGATATTTCTCAATCTAATTATGCTATCCCTCCCCTATTATACTCTCCCCTCTCAGATACTTTTTCCTCTCTAGGATTTCATGAccctgctctctcctggttctcctcctctttAATCCCTCTTTTTCAGTTTCTTATGCTCCATCTTCATTTGTGTCATGCCCACTAATAACCACAGGCCCCATGGCTCTGTCTTTGGTCTTCTTCTCCTCTATAAATACTGTCTcacatggattcaattatcactctctgcagatcattctcagatctatttatccagccctGATCTCTCTCTCCTAAGACTACTCTCACATCAACAACTAGCTATTGGACTTCTCAAACTGAATGTcttatagacatcttaaattcaactcattatcttttccccaaactctcTTCCCTCCTGAATTTTCTCCCATTATTATCATCAGTAACCATCTTGCTAGTTCCCCAGGTTAGCCTACTCAGTGACATCTTTGACCCCTCACTTGCACTAACCCCACATATCCAACCTGTCACCACATCATTTCTACCTTCAAATATCTCTTCCATACCCATGTTCCCCTCCCTACTCACACAACTGACACCCACATATAGACCTTCATCACCTCACAACTGGACTCTTTTGGCAGATCTCCCTGCCACTGGGGACCCCCCAACTCCAGCCTATCCTCTGCTCAGCTTCCAAAGTGACTCATGAAAAGGACCAGTTCTGGTCATATTTACCTACGCCCTGCCCCGACACACACACTTGATAACCTTCAGCAGCTCCCtgttacctccaagatcaaatatacaAACCTCTGTtcagcttttaaagtccttcacaacatGATCCCTTCCTATCTTCCCAGGCTTCTGAATACACTTTAGTCCCTTCCATGTATGATCAATCCAACAATGCTAGTTTTCTTGTTCCTCAAACAGGGCAGTCTGTCTCTCTACTCCATGCCTTTCTGTTCCAGATGGCTGTAATGCTCTTTCAGAGGGCTGCTGGAACCAGCTTCAAGGAGACAGAGTCATCATATTTTCAGTGAGAGCATTTAGATCTTGAAAATCGGGAAACAATACAAATTTGGCCTTGATATAGTATTCATTGCCTAATCTGACttgagatggagaaaatgttaataatatagatggagcttaaaagtgtgtcatgctTTTCAgatagccagttgttaaatatttcccagcatactcctgctctccctcttcacttcCAACCTACTGGATTCCCCCTCAAGACTCAAACTTCAGATTTTGCAAAAAGTTTCTCCTgggacagctgggtatctcagtggattgagagccaggcctagagatgggttcaaatctggactcaaatactttccagctgtgtgatcctgggcaagtcacttgatccccattgctgagcctttaccactcttctgcttagaaccaatacatagtattgactctaagatggaaggtaagggtttaaaaaagaagcttCTCCTGAATCCCTtgtccttcccttctccacatcCCCACTGCTAGTGCTTTCTCTCTGAGATTTCTATTACATTATACTGGATTATTCTATGTTACATATAGTATTATCTAATGCATAGAGTATATACCATATTTAATCTATGTACATCCTGGTACGTATATAGCTGGGTGCATGCTGACTCCTTGTTTGAAGGTGAtccccctgagggcagggacagtctttctctctcttttatctctagcacttagcacagtgcctggcacaaagcacTTAATCAATGATTGCTGATGCCAAAGGAgctgaatcagaatttgaacctcagCTTCTATAACTCCAAATCCAAAGATGGCTCCATTCTGCCAAGCTGATATTCTTGGCTTATCTTCAGCCAGGAAGGCTCACATTGTATCACAAATCCCTGACACAGTGGCTCACAAACTAGGAGCAAGCTTGTGTCTCTTTGCTGGTTGGGAATAGGGCCAGAATTACATTGAAGCTAAGCCTGGGAACTTTAAGAATACCATAGAATTAGTAGAGTCACTTCCTCACCTCATCTGAG encodes:
- the RGS3 gene encoding regulator of G-protein signaling 3 isoform X10; its protein translation is MPFFRDLSKPGPLEFHSEMLLSMYQTRNGNLQRRHTMKEAKDMKNRLGIFRRRNDSPGGNGAGKTDKGMKSLKPTSEEALKWGESLEKLLLHKYGLAVFRAFLRTEFSEENLEFWLACEDFKKVKSQSKMASKAKKIFAEYIAIQACKEVNLDSYTREHTKENLQNVTRACFDLAQKRIYGLMEKDSYPRFLRSELYLDLINQKKPSSPL
- the RGS3 gene encoding regulator of G-protein signaling 3 isoform X11, which encodes MYHTMVDFSERYLERAKDMKNRLGIFRRRNDSPGGNGAGKTDKGMKSLKPTSEEALKWGESLEKLLLHKYGLAVFRAFLRTEFSEENLEFWLACEDFKKVKSQSKMASKAKKIFAEYIAIQACKEVNLDSYTREHTKENLQNVTRACFDLAQKRIYGLMEKDSYPRFLRSELYLDLINQKKPSSPL